A window of Mangifera indica cultivar Alphonso chromosome 13, CATAS_Mindica_2.1, whole genome shotgun sequence contains these coding sequences:
- the LOC123194092 gene encoding GDSL esterase/lipase 5-like — MARLVFRLELFSGCVILLLLISVKASSGSSLEKTNALFVFGDSTVDAGNNNYINTMPENPANFKPYGQNGFFGGPTGRFSDGRVIVDFIASYANLPLIPPFLEPSADYINGVNFAAGGAGVLPETHQGLVIDLRTQLKNFEEVKKSLTEKLGEAEAEKLISGAVYFISIGSNDYMGGYLDNPKMQQDYQPEDYLSMVIGNLTEVIQLLYKKGGRKFGFMSVSPLGCMPSWRALNLNKESEGGCYEAASSLAEAHNNALKGILSSLAYIFKDFKYSNANFYNWLEDRMNNPGNYGFKDGVNACCGSGPYRGTFTCGGSKNTSSYDLCDNPDDHIWWDSFHLTEKIHEQFAKTLWDGPSSSVGPFNLRDLFFPTIADVVDAPQPHGYISQF, encoded by the exons ATGGCAAGGCTAGTTTTCCGCTTAGAACTCTTCAGTGGATGTGTAATTCTGTTATTGTTAATCAGTGTGAAGGCTTCATCAGGTAGTTCTCTGGAGAAGACAAACGCCCTCTTCGTCTTTGGAGACTCCACTGTAGATGCTGGAAACAACAATTACATCAACACCATGCCTGAAAACCCAGCAAATTTCAAGCCCTATGGCCAGAACGGCTTCTTTGGTGGACCAACGGGTCGCTTCTCTGACGGTCGCGTGATTGTTGATTTTATCG CGAGCTACGCAAATTTGCCATTGATTCCTCCCTTTTTAGAACCCTCGGCTGATTATATCAATGGTGTTAACTTCGCTGCTGGTGGAGCTGGTGTACTTCCTGAAACCCATCAGGGTTTG GTGATTGATCTTCGTACACAATTGAAGAATTTTGAAGAGGTGAAGAAGTCCTTAACTGAAAAGCTAGGAGAAGCAGAAGCTGAGAAACTTATATCAGGAGCTGTTTATTTCATCAGTATTGGAAGCAATGATTATATGGGTGGCTATCTGGATAACCCCAAAATGCAACAAGATTATCAACCGGAAGATTATCTTTCCATGGTCATAGGCAACTTAACAGAAGTAATCCAA CTGCTGTATAAAAAAGGAGGTAGAAAATTTGGGTTTATGAGCGTATCTCCATTAGGGTGCATGCCATCCTGGAGAGCTTTGAACCTCAATAAAGAAAGTGAAGGTGGTTGCTATGAAGCAGCATCCTCTTTAGCAGAAGCACATAACAATGCTTTAAAAGGAATCCTCTCAAGCCTAGCATATATTTTCAAAGACTTCAAATATTCCAACGCCAACTTCTACAACTGGCTTGAAGACAGAATGAACAACCCTGGCAACTATG GTTTTAAGGACGGAGTAAATGCTTGCTGCGGTTCCGGGCCATACAGGGGAACGTTCACCTGTGGCGGCAGCAAGAATACAAGTTCATACGATTTGTGTGATAATCCTGATGATCATATTTGGTGGGACTCTTTCCACCTAACAGAGAAAATCCATGAGCAGTTCGCAAAAACCCTCTGGGACGGACCCTCTTCTTCTGTGGGGCCATTCAATCTCCGGGATCTCTTCTTTCCCACCATTGCCGATGTTGTTGATGCCCCTCAACCTCATGGATACATTTcccaattttaa